Proteins from a single region of Chengkuizengella sediminis:
- a CDS encoding GNAT family N-acetyltransferase, translating into MEQIKVEIVEPNHPDLQLLISKLDSELSKKYPPEAIFTIDFEKPNISETIFSIAYYDHIPVGCGAIRPLEKKVLELKRFYVDPSYRNKGIASKLLNFLEGKAKELQYEVIKLETGVKQSEAISLYKRHGYNEIEAFGEYIYSKSSLCFEKKLKKTGD; encoded by the coding sequence ATGGAACAAATCAAAGTAGAAATTGTTGAACCAAATCATCCCGATTTACAACTATTAATTTCAAAATTAGATTCAGAACTATCAAAGAAATATCCACCTGAAGCAATCTTTACAATTGATTTTGAAAAACCTAATATATCTGAAACGATTTTTTCAATCGCATATTATGATCATATCCCTGTTGGGTGTGGTGCTATTCGCCCCCTTGAAAAGAAAGTTTTAGAGCTAAAACGCTTTTACGTAGATCCATCATATCGCAATAAAGGAATTGCCTCAAAATTATTAAATTTTTTAGAAGGCAAAGCGAAAGAACTTCAATATGAAGTTATCAAATTAGAAACAGGAGTTAAACAGTCAGAAGCTATTAGTTTGTATAAAAGGCATGGTTACAATGAGATCGAAGCTTTTGGAGAATATATATACAGTAAGTCAAGTTTATGTTTTGAAAAAAAGTTAAAAAAAACGGGGGATTAA
- a CDS encoding NUDIX hydrolase, translated as MIVGTYELNDGKVYTQKPHTEDELYYIIKGESHMFVDENHFSVKGENMLELLHIFDEDMNLIGKQPRDKVHKKGYWHETFHCWITVREEEDTFLLFQKRASCKADYPNFLDITSAGHLLASETIKDGVREVEEELGLKVKFEELISIGIIKEEIRTEAIIDREFCHVYLYEADIIPKFKLQQEEVASIFKIKLDEVIELFEGHLSEIKAIEINNKNECKERVVYKKHILNDSGGYYQQIFDFIKKRN; from the coding sequence AGAAGATGAGCTTTATTATATAATTAAAGGTGAATCACATATGTTCGTAGATGAGAATCATTTTTCGGTGAAGGGTGAGAACATGTTGGAATTACTGCATATTTTTGATGAAGATATGAATTTGATAGGTAAACAACCTAGAGATAAAGTACATAAAAAAGGATACTGGCACGAAACTTTTCATTGTTGGATCACAGTGAGAGAGGAAGAAGATACATTTTTATTATTTCAAAAAAGAGCTTCGTGTAAAGCGGATTATCCTAATTTTTTGGATATTACTTCAGCAGGTCATTTACTTGCAAGTGAAACTATTAAAGATGGTGTAAGAGAAGTAGAAGAAGAATTGGGATTGAAAGTGAAATTTGAGGAATTAATTTCAATTGGCATCATTAAAGAAGAAATAAGAACAGAAGCCATCATTGATAGAGAGTTTTGTCATGTATATTTATATGAAGCAGATATAATTCCAAAATTTAAACTCCAGCAAGAGGAAGTTGCTAGCATTTTTAAAATAAAACTAGATGAAGTGATCGAACTATTTGAAGGTCATTTAAGTGAGATAAAAGCAATAGAAATAAATAACAAAAACGAATGCAAGGAAAGAGTAGTTTATAAAAAACATATTTTAAATGATAGTGGAGGTTATTATCAACAAATATTTGATTTTATTAAAAAACGAAATTAA